A genomic segment from Deinococcus sp. YIM 77859 encodes:
- a CDS encoding phosphoribosylglycinamide formyltransferase gives MRLGFLASHGGSAARFLTGACRDGRLDAVPLALASNNSGSPALAWAREAGLRTAHLSSVKYPDPDALDAAIADFLQEAGVDTLVLSGYMKALGPRVLSAYAERLLNVHPSLLPRHGGRGMYGDRVHEAVLASGDAESGATVHLVTAGIDEGPVLAQRRVPVLPGDTVATLKARVQAVEGELLLQALRGLA, from the coding sequence ATGAGGCTCGGCTTCCTCGCCTCCCACGGGGGCAGCGCCGCCCGCTTTCTGACGGGGGCGTGCCGGGATGGCCGGCTGGACGCCGTGCCGCTCGCGCTGGCCAGCAACAACAGCGGCAGCCCCGCGCTGGCCTGGGCGCGGGAGGCGGGGCTCAGAACGGCACACCTCAGCAGCGTGAAGTACCCCGATCCAGACGCGCTGGACGCCGCCATCGCAGACTTTCTGCAAGAGGCGGGGGTAGACACCCTCGTCCTCAGCGGGTACATGAAGGCGCTGGGGCCGCGAGTGCTTTCGGCCTACGCGGAACGGCTTCTCAACGTTCACCCCAGCCTGCTGCCTCGGCACGGCGGGCGCGGCATGTACGGTGACCGGGTGCATGAGGCGGTGCTGGCCTCCGGGGATGCGGAGTCGGGCGCGACCGTTCACCTCGTCACTGCCGGAATCGACGAGGGACCGGTGCTGGCACAACGCAGGGTGCCCGTGCTGCCGGGGGACACGGTCGCCACCCTCAAGGCACGGGTGCAGGCGGTCGAGGGGGAATTGCTGCTTCAAGCCCTGCGGGGGCTCGCCTGA
- a CDS encoding dipeptidase, giving the protein MTSTADLAALHQRQDAERELFELLRIPSVSADPAYGADVARAAAFLRDKLAALGFKARVDQTAGHPVVYAERQDAPGKPTVLIYGHYDVQPEAPLEEWVTPPFEPTVREGRVYARGATDDKGQAYAHVRGTELLLQAGPLPVNVKFLLEGEEEIGSPNLEAYLREHAQELKADVIVISDGSRFAPDVPTVTYGLRGLSYVEIHVQGANRDLHSGSYGGAAPNPIHALCQIISRLKDEQGRITIPGFYDGVEEPTPQEREMWAKLPHSDEAFARSIGVPALPGEAGYSTLERLWARPTLDVNGIWGGYQGEGSKTVIPAKAGAKVSMRLVPGQDPERITRLVQEYVPTLAPQGVQVEVRALHGGQPVKVDLDSPYVQAADRALRRVYGKPAAFARTGGSIPIVAAFRSLLGAPVLLVDFGLNEDAPHSPNESFALEDYHNGILTSAYLLQELGK; this is encoded by the coding sequence ATGACCTCAACCGCCGATCTCGCTGCCCTCCATCAACGCCAGGACGCCGAACGCGAACTGTTCGAGCTGCTGCGCATTCCCAGCGTGAGCGCGGACCCCGCGTACGGGGCGGATGTGGCGCGGGCGGCCGCCTTTCTGCGCGACAAGCTGGCGGCGCTCGGCTTCAAGGCGCGGGTGGACCAGACCGCCGGGCATCCCGTGGTGTATGCCGAGCGGCAAGACGCCCCCGGCAAGCCCACGGTGCTGATCTACGGGCACTACGACGTGCAGCCCGAAGCGCCCCTGGAGGAATGGGTGACGCCGCCCTTCGAGCCCACCGTGCGTGAGGGACGCGTCTATGCCCGCGGTGCGACGGACGACAAGGGGCAGGCGTACGCACACGTGCGCGGCACAGAACTGCTCCTCCAGGCCGGGCCGCTCCCGGTGAATGTGAAGTTTCTGCTCGAGGGCGAGGAGGAGATCGGCAGCCCCAACCTGGAAGCGTACCTGCGCGAGCACGCCCAGGAGTTGAAGGCAGATGTCATCGTGATTTCCGACGGCAGCCGCTTCGCGCCGGACGTGCCCACCGTCACCTACGGGCTGCGGGGCCTGAGCTACGTGGAGATTCACGTCCAGGGCGCGAACCGTGACCTCCACAGCGGCAGCTACGGCGGGGCCGCCCCCAACCCCATCCATGCCCTCTGCCAGATCATCTCCCGGCTCAAGGACGAGCAGGGCCGAATCACCATTCCCGGCTTCTACGACGGCGTGGAGGAGCCCACGCCTCAGGAGCGGGAGATGTGGGCCAAACTCCCGCACAGTGACGAGGCATTCGCGAGGTCCATCGGCGTGCCGGCCCTCCCCGGCGAGGCGGGCTACAGCACCCTCGAACGCCTCTGGGCGCGGCCTACGCTGGACGTCAACGGCATCTGGGGCGGCTACCAGGGCGAGGGCAGCAAGACGGTGATTCCCGCAAAGGCCGGGGCAAAAGTTTCTATGCGCCTGGTGCCCGGCCAGGACCCCGAGCGCATCACCCGTCTCGTCCAGGAGTACGTCCCCACCCTCGCGCCCCAGGGCGTGCAGGTCGAGGTCAGGGCCCTGCACGGCGGCCAGCCCGTCAAGGTGGACCTCGACTCGCCCTACGTCCAGGCCGCTGACCGCGCCCTGAGGCGTGTGTACGGCAAGCCCGCCGCCTTCGCCCGCACGGGCGGCAGCATCCCCATCGTGGCGGCTTTTCGTTCCCTCCTGGGCGCGCCCGTTCTGCTGGTGGACTTCGGCCTGAATGAGGACGCCCCTCACTCCCCGAACGAGAGCTTTGCCCTGGAGGACTATCACAACGGGATTCTGACGAGCGCGTATCTGCTGCAGGAGCTCGGGAAGTGA
- the hspR gene encoding heat shock protein transcriptional repressor HspR, fused homodimer type gives MPADSKQRPVYVISVAAELVDMHPQTLRLYERKGLIRPGRSSGKTRLYSERDIEHLREIRRLTQELGVNLAGVEEVMRLQRELDDLQGEFEAEIERLEDELRERAAPPALPAPDGKVDPKDRPVYVISIAAELVDMHPQTLRLYERKQLIRPGRSSGKTRLYSERDIEHLREIRRLTQELGVNLAGVEEIMRLRHKLEAARARMEGNVRRLQQDISDRMTSWRALPGAKPDARQQERNEDTDGGGDDEDSP, from the coding sequence ATGCCTGCGGATTCCAAGCAACGCCCCGTCTACGTGATCTCGGTCGCCGCCGAGCTGGTGGACATGCATCCGCAGACGCTGCGGCTCTACGAGCGCAAGGGTCTGATCCGCCCGGGGCGCAGCAGCGGCAAGACGCGGCTGTACTCGGAGCGCGACATCGAGCACCTGCGCGAGATTCGCCGCCTCACCCAGGAGCTGGGCGTCAACCTGGCGGGCGTCGAGGAGGTCATGCGGCTCCAGCGCGAACTCGACGACCTCCAGGGCGAGTTCGAGGCCGAGATTGAGCGGCTGGAGGACGAGTTGCGCGAACGCGCGGCGCCTCCCGCGCTGCCCGCTCCGGATGGCAAGGTCGATCCCAAGGACCGGCCCGTCTATGTCATCAGCATCGCCGCCGAGTTGGTGGACATGCACCCGCAGACCCTGCGGCTCTACGAGCGCAAGCAGCTCATCCGCCCGGGGCGCAGCAGCGGCAAGACGCGGCTGTACTCGGAGCGCGACATCGAGCACCTGCGCGAGATTCGCCGCCTCACCCAGGAGCTGGGCGTCAACCTGGCGGGCGTCGAGGAGATCATGCGGCTGCGGCACAAGCTGGAGGCGGCAAGGGCCCGCATGGAGGGCAACGTGCGCCGTCTTCAGCAGGACATCAGCGACCGAATGACGAGTTGGCGCGCCCTCCCCGGCGCGAAGCCGGACGCCCGGCAGCAGGAGCGCAACGAGGACACGGACGGCGGCGGAGACGACGAAGACAGCCCATGA
- a CDS encoding metallophosphoesterase, with translation MTLATDRLWVMADVHGALGKLRGLLQDAGLTDAEDRWRGGAAHLVFLGDYLDRGPDGAGVIRLIRRLEVGARAAGGQVTALLGNHEVMFLAALRFGAAGEPDRYGFREYWLSNGGQLHDAARLEPADRAWLERRPALARVGRWLLLHADSTLYLHLGGSVDMVNAHVARLLQSPRPEVWGHFASAFADRLAFADVGGAEAARRLLRTFGGQWLAHGHTPIPLLIGQEEAEPVAPLAPVVYAGGQCVALDGGLAYWEAAGLIARLNDRGVAEVVPYRAPGVEPQG, from the coding sequence GTGACGCTGGCCACCGACCGGCTGTGGGTGATGGCCGACGTTCACGGCGCCCTGGGCAAGTTGCGCGGGCTGCTTCAGGACGCGGGCCTGACCGACGCGGAGGACCGCTGGCGAGGGGGCGCGGCGCACCTCGTCTTTCTGGGGGACTATCTGGACCGCGGGCCGGATGGGGCGGGCGTCATCCGGCTCATTCGCAGACTGGAGGTGGGGGCGCGAGCGGCAGGCGGACAGGTGACGGCGCTGCTGGGGAACCACGAGGTGATGTTCCTGGCCGCCCTGCGCTTTGGGGCCGCAGGCGAACCGGACCGCTACGGCTTTCGCGAGTACTGGCTGTCAAACGGGGGGCAGCTCCACGATGCAGCTCGCCTGGAGCCCGCTGACCGGGCATGGTTGGAGAGGCGGCCAGCCCTGGCCCGCGTGGGGCGCTGGCTGCTGCTGCATGCCGACTCCACCCTGTACCTGCACCTGGGCGGGAGCGTGGATATGGTGAATGCGCACGTCGCGCGCCTTCTTCAGAGCCCTCGGCCCGAAGTCTGGGGCCACTTTGCGAGCGCGTTTGCAGATCGCCTCGCCTTTGCGGACGTGGGGGGAGCGGAGGCGGCCCGGCGGCTCCTGAGGACCTTTGGCGGTCAGTGGCTCGCGCACGGGCATACCCCCATTCCGCTGCTGATCGGGCAGGAGGAGGCCGAGCCCGTCGCCCCGCTCGCCCCGGTGGTCTACGCGGGCGGACAGTGCGTGGCGCTGGACGGCGGCCTGGCCTACTGGGAGGCGGCGGGGTTGATCGCCCGGCTGAATGACCGGGGGGTGGCCGAGGTCGTGCCCTACCGCGCGCCCGGGGTGGAGCCGCAGGGCTGA
- a CDS encoding phosphoribosyltransferase family protein yields the protein MRTYKVEVGNVTRELPVVPVAPGVSVALFNMLGDTEVTEAAGRELARRLPEGIDVLVTPEVKALSLAHVISRESGKPYIVIRKTQKPYMVDPIAREVVSITTGRPQLLVLDGFDVPKIRGKKVAIVDDVVSSGGTLHSLRQIIEEVGGEVAAVVAVFTEGQERPDVTALGHLPLFE from the coding sequence GTGAGAACGTACAAGGTCGAGGTCGGGAACGTGACGCGCGAACTGCCGGTGGTGCCGGTTGCTCCTGGCGTCAGCGTGGCCCTCTTTAACATGCTGGGCGACACCGAGGTGACGGAGGCCGCCGGGCGTGAGCTGGCCCGCCGCCTCCCCGAAGGCATCGACGTGCTGGTTACGCCGGAGGTCAAGGCGCTCTCGCTCGCCCACGTCATCAGCCGCGAGAGCGGCAAGCCCTACATCGTGATTCGCAAGACCCAGAAGCCCTACATGGTGGACCCCATCGCGCGCGAGGTCGTGAGCATCACCACCGGCCGACCCCAACTGCTGGTGCTTGACGGCTTCGACGTCCCCAAGATCCGCGGGAAGAAGGTCGCCATCGTGGATGACGTGGTGTCGAGCGGCGGCACGCTGCACTCCCTGCGGCAGATCATCGAGGAGGTCGGTGGCGAGGTCGCAGCGGTCGTCGCCGTCTTTACGGAGGGACAGGAGCGCCCGGACGTGACCGCGCTCGGCCATCTGCCCCTCTTTGAGTGA